One region of Polynucleobacter sp. Adler-ghost genomic DNA includes:
- the gmd gene encoding GDP-mannose 4,6-dehydratase: MSKQKVALITGITGQDGSYLAEFLLEKRYIVHGIKRRASLFNTERIDHIYQDPHINHPDLILHYGDLTDTSNLVRIIQQTKPDEIYNLGAQSHVAVSFESPEYTADVDAIGPLRILEAIRILGLEKKTRFYQASTSELYGLVQEIPQKETTPFYPRSPYAVAKMYAYWITVNYREAYGIYACNGILFNHESKRRGETFVTRKVTRGLANIAQGLEKCLFMGNIDALRDWGHAKDYVRMQWLMLQQEKPEDFVIATGMQFTVREFIIRSAKQLGITLKFEGKEENEKAIVSAIEGDKASALKVGDVIMQIDSRYYRPTEVETLLGDPAKAKEKLGWVPEITLDQMIFEMVENDLDRAKRHALLSNHGFSIAVGKES; encoded by the coding sequence ATGAGCAAGCAAAAAGTAGCCTTAATCACTGGCATCACCGGGCAAGACGGCTCTTACCTGGCTGAGTTCTTATTGGAAAAAAGATATATCGTTCACGGTATTAAGCGCCGAGCCTCTTTATTTAACACTGAGCGTATTGATCATATCTACCAAGACCCTCATATCAATCATCCTGATTTGATTTTACATTATGGCGATTTGACTGACACCAGCAACCTGGTACGCATCATTCAGCAAACTAAGCCTGATGAAATCTACAATTTAGGTGCACAGTCTCATGTTGCAGTTTCCTTTGAGTCTCCTGAGTACACGGCTGATGTTGATGCAATTGGCCCCTTGCGTATCTTGGAGGCTATTCGTATTCTTGGCCTGGAAAAGAAAACCCGTTTTTATCAGGCATCCACCTCTGAGTTGTATGGCTTGGTTCAAGAGATCCCGCAAAAAGAGACTACCCCATTTTATCCAAGAAGTCCGTATGCAGTGGCTAAGATGTATGCTTACTGGATTACTGTGAACTATCGTGAGGCTTATGGCATCTATGCTTGTAATGGCATTCTCTTTAATCATGAATCCAAGCGTCGCGGCGAAACTTTTGTCACTCGTAAAGTAACTCGCGGCCTAGCCAATATTGCCCAAGGCCTTGAGAAATGCCTCTTCATGGGTAATATCGATGCCTTGCGTGACTGGGGTCATGCAAAAGACTATGTGCGCATGCAATGGTTGATGCTTCAGCAAGAGAAGCCTGAAGACTTTGTAATTGCCACTGGTATGCAGTTCACCGTACGTGAATTTATTATTCGTAGCGCTAAGCAGTTGGGTATTACGCTGAAATTTGAGGGTAAGGAAGAAAATGAGAAGGCCATTGTTTCAGCAATTGAAGGTGATAAAGCCTCGGCATTAAAAGTGGGTGATGTGATTATGCAAATTGATTCACGTTACTATCGCCCTACCGAGGTAGAGACTCTCTTGGGTGATCCTGCTAAAGCAAAAGAAAAGTTAGGCTGGGTTCCAGAGATTACTTTAGATCAAATGATTTTTGAGATGGTGGAAAATGATTTAGATAGAGCCAAACGGCATGCATTATTGAGCAATCATGGCTTTAGTATCGCAGTTGGTAAAGAGAGTTAA
- a CDS encoding GDP-L-fucose synthase — protein sequence MIKDLNQKIYVAGHRGMVGSAIVRNLQSQGYANIITRTREEMDLTDQAEVKKFFAQEKPDQVYLAAAKVGGIHANNTYPAQFIYDNLMVQNNVIHQAFLNGVKKLLFLGSSCIYPKVAIQPMSEDVLLTGKLEPTNEPYAVAKIAGIKMCESYNRQYWQSHGVDYRSVMPTNLYGPGDNYHPENSHVIPALISRFHKAKVSNIPEVVIWGTGKPRREFLYVDDMAAASVFVMQLDKPVLDKSVNPMEGHINVGFGCDTSIAELALAISSAVGYEGRISFDASKPDGAQRKLIDSAKLSKLGWCPAVDLMQGLQLTYRDYISRSL from the coding sequence ATGATTAAAGATCTGAACCAAAAGATTTATGTGGCAGGCCATCGTGGCATGGTGGGGTCTGCCATTGTCAGAAATTTGCAGTCTCAGGGTTATGCCAATATTATCACTCGTACACGTGAAGAAATGGATCTGACCGATCAGGCTGAAGTAAAAAAATTCTTTGCTCAAGAAAAACCAGATCAAGTCTATTTAGCTGCTGCTAAGGTAGGCGGTATTCATGCCAACAATACTTACCCCGCTCAATTTATTTACGATAACTTGATGGTGCAAAATAATGTCATTCATCAAGCTTTTTTGAACGGCGTCAAAAAACTGCTGTTCTTGGGGTCTAGCTGTATTTATCCTAAGGTAGCAATACAACCAATGAGTGAAGATGTATTGCTAACTGGCAAGTTAGAGCCAACTAACGAGCCCTATGCAGTTGCTAAGATTGCTGGCATCAAGATGTGTGAAAGTTATAACCGTCAATATTGGCAATCTCACGGAGTCGATTATCGCTCAGTGATGCCCACTAATCTATATGGGCCAGGTGATAACTACCACCCCGAAAATAGTCATGTGATCCCAGCGCTCATTAGTCGCTTTCATAAAGCTAAGGTAAGCAATATACCTGAAGTAGTCATTTGGGGAACTGGGAAGCCAAGACGGGAATTTCTATATGTTGATGATATGGCTGCTGCCTCTGTCTTTGTAATGCAGCTCGATAAGCCAGTGCTTGACAAAAGTGTCAACCCAATGGAAGGACATATAAACGTCGGTTTTGGTTGCGACACCTCAATTGCAGAGTTGGCATTAGCAATTAGCAGTGCTGTGGGGTACGAAGGTAGGATTAGTTTTGATGCCAGCAAGCCTGATGGTGCCCAAAGAAAACTAATAGACAGCGCAAAACTGAGTAAGCTAGGTTGGTGTCCCGCGGTAGATTTAATGCAAGGCCTTCAGTTGACTTATAGAGATTATATTTCTAGGTCACTCTAA